Below is a window of Bacilli bacterium DNA.
GGCCCGTACCGCACAACACGGCGCATCGCATATCGAACGTGCCGGCTTTATCGAAAGTGACCTTTTTCTCGTTATTGTTGCTGTCCAGCTTCACGTCGTAACCGTCAATTTCCAGGCCGTGCAGGCCGATTTGGCTGTCCAGCGTAACGGTTAAGGTCTGGCCTTTTTTCACAACATATTCCGGTTTGTCAAACTGGAAGTTCGTAGCGATGACCAGCAATTGGTCATCCCGCTGTTCCGCCGCTTTCTCCTTGCCGTTAGGCGCATTGATCGCCAAAACGATTACACCGAATACAAAGGCGCCCACAAACAAGACAAAATATAAATACTTCATCATGGTAAATCCCCCAGCTCTGTATATGATTTTGATTCGACGATAGCAGAAACTTACCGTAAAGCGGCTTTCATTGAGAATCGTTATCGTCCGGCAAAACTACAAATACTATATTACAAAAGAACGTCCGCTTATTTCAACTTATTTTTAAAATTTTTATTCGTTGACATGCCACGGCGGCTCCGACACGCTTCTTACGATGGCCTGCTCCTTTTCCTGGTAAATGGCCTCCGCTATTTGGCGGGTTTGCTCGCGCAGCCACATCGTCGTCTGGGTAAGCTCCGTATAATCGGCCTCGCCATACATATCGATACGGTTGTCCTTGCGCAGCCTGTCCGCTTGCTGGAACTCTTTCACCGCCCCGCGTTTGTACACGGCAAACGTTCGTCCGCCGTTTTGCCTGACAATGGAAAACGCGGGCACGTCGCTTGGCCCGTCGGCGATATAAATCATATGCGCAAACGGCACCCGGCGGTCATGAGGCGACATCGACGCGTTGACGTCAATTTTTTCGTCCACGTTCGAACCTTTGTTGATTTCAAATATCGCCCGGGTTTTCGAAGTGTTGTCGATCGTATAGCCGACTTGCGTGATTTGCCGCTGTCCGGCGGCGGGCCCTGCCGCGCGCTGCGCCTCGTTCGCGCCGCAAAGCGCGGACAACTCCGGCTCTTCGATAAACTCGCAGCCCCATATGCCGTTTACATACGGCGCGATGCGCGAACCCCGGATCATCTCCGCCAATCCGGTGCTGACGATATAATGCTCGACGCTGATTTTATATTTGCGGTAGCGCTTGTCTTCTTCAATCCACCTGCGCAACTCTCCGAAAAATTCCGGCAACCCCGGATAGAAGGTCAATTGCGCGCCCAACTCGTGCAACACATCATTGTTCAAACCCGGAAACACCCCCTGCTGCACGCAGGTAAGAAAATGATTGAGGTAAATCGTTTCCCGGTTGACCCGCATGCGCGGATACTTGCGGCGGTATGCGGCTGCGAGCGCGTTCACTTCCTCCCAGAAAGCGTTGCCGTTAACGCCGTATTTGGCGAAAATCGGCTGCTGCATGTAGCCGTCGATCAAGGTTTTGTCGAAGTCCCAGATCAGGGCAATCACATTGCGTTCAAACGGTTGAACCACGCGCATCCCCCCTCGACTAGTCAATCGTTCCAAACTTGCTGAGCGGCCAAATACGGAAAATGATTTTTCCTTCGATACTGTTTAAATCGATCGGGCCAATCTCGGGGCTGCGGCTGTCCAGGCTTACTTCCCTGTTGTCGCCCATCACAAAAACCTTGTGCGCCGGCACCGTATAAGGCAACTTCATCCCGTTCGGGTACGTCTTGCCCTTCACATAAGGCTCATACAGCTCCCGCCCGTTCAGATACAATTTGCCGTCGCGCATGTCGATCACATCTCCCGGCAGCCCGATGATGCGCTTGACCAGCCTGCGGTCGCTCTCCGGGCCATGCACGATCACAATATCGCCGCGGCTCGGGCCGTAAAACCGGTACGTGATTTTGTCCTCGATCAGGCGCTGGCCTTC
It encodes the following:
- a CDS encoding haloacid dehalogenase-like hydrolase, translated to MVQPFERNVIALIWDFDKTLIDGYMQQPIFAKYGVNGNAFWEEVNALAAAYRRKYPRMRVNRETIYLNHFLTCVQQGVFPGLNNDVLHELGAQLTFYPGLPEFFGELRRWIEEDKRYRKYKISVEHYIVSTGLAEMIRGSRIAPYVNGIWGCEFIEEPELSALCGANEAQRAAGPAAGQRQITQVGYTIDNTSKTRAIFEINKGSNVDEKIDVNASMSPHDRRVPFAHMIYIADGPSDVPAFSIVRQNGGRTFAVYKRGAVKEFQQADRLRKDNRIDMYGEADYTELTQTTMWLREQTRQIAEAIYQEKEQAIVRSVSEPPWHVNE
- the lepB gene encoding signal peptidase I — encoded protein: EGQRLIEDKITYRFYGPSRGDIVIVHGPESDRRLVKRIIGLPGDVIDMRDGKLYLNGRELYEPYVKGKTYPNGMKLPYTVPAHKVFVMGDNREVSLDSRSPEIGPIDLNSIEGKIIFRIWPLSKFGTID